From the genome of Varibaculum prostatecancerukia, one region includes:
- a CDS encoding succinate dehydrogenase cytochrome b subunit has protein sequence MANTKEIQKRRSWNTLVFAKQCMAVTGIFFVLFVLMHSYGNLKILAGADAYNGYAHHLRVFGAPILPYEGLLWILRVVLLACVLIHMICAFYLWHRASAGRGSEKYVVKQNIVNNYATRTVRVGSVLLALFILFHLLHFTTKTFQIGSSSAYSAATCEVDGEMIPVAPWNMMVTTFSPANWWTLIIYLGAVAIVALHVGHGVWSALQTMGWIRENTHKATVYISGIVGLLLFAMFAIPPLYLVITNPAPVAC, from the coding sequence GTGGCCAATACAAAAGAAATTCAAAAGAGGCGAAGCTGGAATACCCTAGTCTTCGCGAAACAGTGCATGGCCGTAACCGGCATATTCTTTGTACTGTTTGTGTTAATGCATTCCTACGGGAACCTGAAGATTCTAGCGGGGGCTGATGCCTATAACGGTTATGCTCACCACCTGCGGGTCTTTGGTGCCCCTATCCTGCCTTATGAAGGTCTGCTTTGGATCTTGCGTGTCGTGCTCCTGGCATGCGTGCTTATCCATATGATCTGCGCCTTTTATCTCTGGCACCGCGCTAGCGCGGGGCGAGGCAGCGAGAAGTACGTAGTCAAACAGAACATTGTGAACAACTACGCGACCCGAACCGTACGTGTCGGCTCGGTGCTGCTAGCGTTGTTTATCCTGTTCCACCTGCTACATTTTACGACTAAGACTTTCCAAATCGGATCATCCAGTGCATATAGCGCCGCTACCTGCGAGGTCGACGGGGAAATGATCCCGGTAGCACCCTGGAACATGATGGTAACCACGTTCTCACCAGCTAACTGGTGGACGCTGATTATTTACCTGGGTGCAGTCGCGATTGTGGCTTTGCATGTGGGACACGGCGTCTGGTCCGCCCTACAGACTATGGGATGGATCCGGGAAAACACCCATAAGGCAACCGTTTACATTTCCGGGATTGTGGGGCTACTGCTGTTCGCCATGTTCGCCATCCCCCCGCTTTATTTGGTAATCACCAACCCCGCTCCGGTGGCGTGTTAG
- the glmS gene encoding glutamine--fructose-6-phosphate transaminase (isomerizing), translating into MCGILGMVGLAPTKDAEEVIMGGLARLEYRGYDSAGIGLSTPGGIQIRKKSGKLANLRAVLQENPLPEAIAGIGHTRWATHGGPTDINAHPHASSDGQLAVVHNGIIENADNLRRVLEQQGFSFVSETDTEVIANLLAASYLADEGEGTTLGEGASEVPAPVLDKAQFSAEVAEGAHRAAARLSRALLKTMAQLKGTFTILAIHRDAPGIVVAARRSSPLVIGVGQDCNYLGSDVLAFADHTKHCLEIGQDELVMVTAKQVKVADSEGQAVTPKQFTVDFSVDRTSKGGWGTFMEKEIHEQPQAVTATLQDRTDAQGYLTLDELRISQDVLRQVNKMVIIACGTSAYAGQIARYAIEHWCRIPVEVELASEFRYRDPVVDQRTLVVAISQSGETMDTIMAVRHAREQGAKVLAIVNTPGSTIPRESDAVLLTHAGPEIAVASTKAFTAQITACYLLGLYLAQVRGNKFIDEIADYLEKLAAVPHKMQTLLNEMEPVVEVAKRYGKDLKSTIFLGRHVGYPVAMEGALKLKEIAYVHAEGFAAGELKHGPIALIEPGQFVFIVVPTPRRPELHQKVISNLQEVRARGAITLVVAEEGDDKVDKYADHIFRVPRTPTLYMPLLTVIPLQVFACEVAKSKGYDVDQPRNLAKSVTVE; encoded by the coding sequence ATGTGTGGAATCTTAGGAATGGTAGGGCTGGCGCCCACTAAAGATGCAGAAGAAGTGATTATGGGGGGTCTGGCCCGCCTGGAGTATCGCGGCTATGACTCGGCGGGGATTGGGCTTTCTACCCCCGGTGGGATCCAAATCCGCAAGAAAAGCGGAAAACTAGCGAATTTGCGAGCAGTTTTGCAAGAAAATCCGCTGCCTGAGGCAATCGCGGGGATCGGACATACCCGCTGGGCCACTCATGGGGGGCCGACCGATATCAATGCTCATCCCCATGCTTCCTCCGATGGGCAACTCGCGGTAGTGCATAACGGCATTATCGAGAACGCCGATAATCTGCGCCGCGTCCTCGAACAGCAAGGTTTTAGTTTCGTTTCCGAAACCGACACCGAGGTAATTGCGAACCTGCTGGCAGCATCCTACTTAGCTGATGAGGGCGAAGGCACCACCCTGGGGGAGGGCGCATCTGAGGTGCCCGCTCCTGTCCTAGATAAGGCGCAGTTTTCTGCCGAAGTGGCTGAAGGAGCCCACCGGGCGGCAGCGCGGCTATCAAGGGCGCTACTGAAGACCATGGCGCAGCTGAAAGGAACTTTCACTATTTTGGCGATTCACCGGGACGCTCCCGGGATAGTGGTTGCTGCCCGACGTTCCTCCCCACTGGTTATTGGGGTGGGCCAGGATTGCAACTACCTGGGCTCCGATGTTTTAGCTTTCGCCGATCACACCAAACACTGCCTGGAGATCGGGCAAGACGAACTGGTGATGGTGACTGCCAAGCAGGTAAAAGTAGCCGACAGTGAAGGCCAAGCGGTTACCCCCAAGCAGTTCACCGTTGATTTTTCGGTAGACCGCACCTCTAAGGGTGGGTGGGGGACTTTCATGGAAAAAGAAATCCATGAACAACCCCAGGCGGTGACTGCCACTTTGCAAGACCGTACCGATGCGCAAGGCTACCTCACCCTCGATGAGCTGCGTATCAGCCAAGATGTGCTGCGGCAAGTAAACAAAATGGTGATTATCGCTTGCGGCACCTCCGCCTATGCCGGACAGATTGCCCGCTACGCGATTGAGCATTGGTGCCGCATCCCGGTAGAAGTCGAGCTGGCCAGCGAGTTCCGTTACCGCGACCCGGTAGTTGATCAGCGCACCCTGGTGGTGGCGATCAGCCAATCCGGGGAAACCATGGACACGATTATGGCGGTGCGGCACGCCCGCGAACAGGGCGCAAAGGTACTGGCGATCGTGAACACTCCCGGCTCGACGATTCCTCGCGAATCCGATGCCGTGCTGCTAACCCATGCCGGTCCCGAAATCGCCGTGGCCTCCACCAAAGCTTTCACCGCCCAAATCACTGCCTGCTATCTGCTGGGACTATATTTAGCGCAGGTGCGGGGCAATAAATTCATTGACGAAATCGCGGATTACCTGGAGAAACTGGCGGCGGTTCCCCACAAGATGCAGACTCTGCTCAATGAAATGGAGCCGGTAGTAGAGGTAGCTAAACGCTACGGGAAAGACCTGAAATCCACGATTTTCTTAGGACGTCACGTGGGTTATCCGGTAGCGATGGAAGGGGCGCTGAAACTTAAAGAAATCGCCTATGTACATGCGGAAGGTTTCGCGGCGGGCGAGCTCAAACACGGCCCGATCGCATTAATCGAGCCGGGACAGTTCGTGTTTATCGTGGTGCCTACCCCGCGCCGCCCCGAGCTGCACCAAAAGGTGATTTCGAACCTGCAAGAGGTGCGCGCTCGCGGCGCGATTACCCTGGTGGTAGCGGAAGAGGGCGACGATAAAGTCGATAAATATGCCGACCATATTTTCCGGGTACCGCGTACTCCTACCCTCTATATGCCCTTGCTAACCGTGATTCCCCTGCAGGTATTCGCATGTGAGGTCGCCAAGAGCAAAGGGTACGACGTCGACCAGCCGCGTAACCTGGCCAAATCAGTCACGGTAGAATAA
- the rimI gene encoding ribosomal protein S18-alanine N-acetyltransferase: protein MTGCVPLTLEDVPALLALEKSCFGAEGFSAPQLRQMLTARYGLALGLWEEELLVGAVLLEVLVPESELHSLAVQPAKRSRGLGSVLLKSAITEARKLGANEMFLEVRSSNQAAIALYERAGFTPLSVRRGYYSQPREDALVMHMRLSSPSPGPVGAEISAS, encoded by the coding sequence GTGACTGGCTGTGTTCCTTTAACTCTTGAGGACGTACCGGCGCTGCTTGCCCTAGAAAAATCCTGTTTTGGGGCGGAAGGATTTAGTGCCCCGCAGCTGCGGCAAATGCTAACCGCCCGCTACGGTTTGGCTTTAGGACTCTGGGAGGAGGAGCTACTGGTGGGGGCAGTGCTACTAGAAGTCTTAGTGCCGGAATCTGAGTTGCATTCCCTGGCAGTTCAGCCCGCTAAGCGCAGCCGCGGTCTGGGTAGCGTCCTATTAAAATCGGCGATTACTGAGGCCAGGAAGCTCGGAGCTAATGAAATGTTCCTAGAGGTGCGCAGCTCCAACCAAGCGGCAATTGCGCTTTACGAACGCGCGGGATTCACTCCTTTGAGCGTGCGCCGCGGCTATTATTCCCAACCTCGCGAAGACGCCCTAGTGATGCACATGCGGCTTTCGAGCCCCTCTCCCGGTCCGGTGGGGGCAGAAATATCTGCCTCATGA
- the glmM gene encoding phosphoglucosamine mutase → MGRLFGTDGVRGLANKELTPELALELGRAAAKQVRKDTPKGHRLRAIVGRDTRMSGDFLDHAISAGLASEGVDVNRIGVVTTPCVAYLTAKADVDLGVMISASHNPMPDNGIKFFARGGYKLPDAIEDQIEQLLGDETDRPTGEGVGEIEEERESAEKLYIEHLVRAVGDLSGLRVAVDCANGAASKLGPEALQEAGIDTVVINASPDGRNINDNCGSTHPEQLQSQVVAAGCDFGVAFDGDADRCLAVDSQGNLVDGDKIMGMLAAYFKEKGELTGNTLVITIMSNLGLILAMKEKGINTVQTAVGDRYVLEKMREQGFVLGGEQSGHVINANHATTGDGILTALCIARAVKDAGQPLEKICEFVKRLPQTLINVPNVDKTRTDDAGLREKIAKAEEELGDTGRVVLRASGTEPLVRVMVEAATQEQADAVCQRLAGEVKNRLSL, encoded by the coding sequence ATGGGCAGACTTTTTGGAACCGACGGAGTGCGCGGTCTAGCGAATAAAGAATTAACCCCGGAATTGGCTTTGGAATTGGGACGAGCCGCCGCTAAACAGGTGCGCAAAGACACGCCGAAAGGCCACCGCCTACGGGCAATCGTCGGCCGTGATACCCGAATGTCCGGTGACTTTCTGGATCATGCGATTTCTGCGGGTCTGGCGTCCGAGGGCGTAGACGTTAACCGCATTGGGGTTGTTACGACCCCCTGCGTTGCCTATCTCACCGCCAAAGCTGACGTTGACCTGGGAGTAATGATTTCCGCCTCTCACAATCCCATGCCCGATAACGGAATCAAGTTTTTTGCCCGCGGTGGCTATAAGTTGCCCGATGCGATTGAAGACCAGATTGAGCAGCTCCTGGGGGACGAAACTGACCGTCCCACCGGTGAAGGGGTCGGCGAGATCGAGGAAGAACGGGAAAGCGCCGAGAAACTTTATATTGAACACCTGGTGAGAGCAGTTGGGGATCTTTCTGGGCTGCGAGTAGCGGTCGATTGCGCGAATGGGGCGGCTTCCAAGCTGGGGCCAGAGGCGCTACAGGAAGCCGGAATCGACACTGTAGTGATCAATGCTTCCCCGGATGGACGCAATATCAATGACAATTGCGGTTCCACTCACCCAGAACAGTTACAGAGCCAAGTGGTGGCTGCCGGCTGCGACTTTGGGGTAGCTTTCGATGGGGACGCGGACCGCTGCCTCGCGGTAGATTCCCAAGGAAACCTGGTGGACGGTGACAAAATCATGGGAATGCTGGCTGCCTATTTTAAGGAAAAGGGCGAGCTTACCGGAAACACCCTGGTGATTACGATTATGTCGAACCTGGGTTTGATTTTGGCGATGAAAGAAAAAGGGATTAATACCGTACAGACTGCGGTGGGCGACCGCTATGTCCTAGAAAAGATGCGGGAGCAAGGATTCGTGCTGGGCGGAGAACAGTCTGGTCACGTGATTAACGCCAACCACGCCACTACCGGGGATGGGATTCTTACTGCCCTGTGCATCGCGCGTGCGGTTAAAGATGCTGGCCAACCGCTAGAAAAGATTTGCGAGTTCGTAAAACGCTTGCCACAAACCTTGATTAACGTGCCGAACGTAGACAAGACGCGTACCGATGATGCCGGGCTGCGGGAAAAAATCGCTAAGGCCGAGGAAGAATTGGGCGATACCGGGCGGGTCGTGTTGCGTGCCTCGGGAACCGAACCGCTGGTGCGGGTAATGGTGGAGGCCGCTACCCAAGAACAAGCCGACGCGGTTTGTCAGCGCCTGGCGGGCGAAGTTAAGAATCGCTTGTCTTTATAG
- a CDS encoding bifunctional ADP-dependent NAD(P)H-hydrate dehydratase/NAD(P)H-hydrate epimerase produces the protein MIEAFEKQTVRQAEAKVVAEHPHGALMKKAAGEVSDTTVEFLLARDAKVEETRILGLVGGGDNGGDCLYALSYLAKLGYPCLALLLSGKPHEKALAAAEKAEVTIERVDLAGSARQIARLAARRARAAQVWIDGLVGTGVNGKLREPLAQVAAELTHLYESRSSKVLRVAIDIPSGIFTDDGRLPGPFLGADVTVTMGGHKSSCLLPPAAYHFGKVRLVDLGLQMKEPRLARLEAGDVGALWPVPGPEDHKYTRGVVQVVAGSSAFPLTGVMCVEGAGRAGAGMVRYVGPEDAAFAILSRFPEAVSGVGKHQCLLVGPGIDPKDSSRVREAVNQVVQAATSGIPLVLDAGAINLYTEITSQIPGGTLNHRTVLTPHAGEAARLLSALGAGGGRGGVSRAEVEASPAAWVQYLADKTGATVLLKGAVTLIASAGGTMFSQAGAPYWTGTAGSGDVLAGITAAVLAQHQARAEQSGHQLSASRVSAAVASAAWVHAMAARKAAGLPFALSDPESAYSLGAPLVATDIARAIPQAIAHALEQI, from the coding sequence ATGATTGAGGCATTCGAGAAACAAACAGTTAGGCAAGCTGAAGCCAAAGTAGTAGCCGAGCATCCTCATGGAGCGTTAATGAAAAAGGCTGCTGGCGAAGTCAGCGACACCACTGTGGAATTCTTGCTTGCCCGGGATGCCAAAGTCGAGGAAACCCGGATTTTGGGGTTAGTCGGCGGCGGCGATAATGGTGGGGATTGTCTGTATGCTTTGTCCTATTTGGCGAAACTGGGATACCCCTGCCTCGCATTACTACTGTCGGGCAAACCTCATGAAAAAGCACTGGCGGCGGCGGAAAAAGCTGAGGTAACCATCGAGCGGGTGGATTTAGCCGGCAGTGCTCGCCAGATTGCGCGCCTGGCTGCCCGGCGGGCTCGCGCCGCCCAGGTGTGGATTGATGGCCTGGTAGGAACGGGTGTCAACGGCAAACTACGCGAACCATTAGCGCAGGTAGCAGCGGAGTTGACTCACCTGTATGAATCTAGGAGCTCCAAGGTGCTGCGAGTGGCCATCGATATTCCCTCCGGCATTTTCACCGATGATGGTCGCTTGCCCGGGCCTTTCCTGGGAGCTGACGTGACCGTCACTATGGGAGGACACAAATCCTCCTGCCTGCTGCCGCCGGCCGCCTATCATTTTGGGAAAGTACGGCTGGTAGACCTGGGTTTGCAGATGAAAGAACCCCGCTTAGCCCGCCTGGAGGCAGGGGATGTGGGTGCTCTTTGGCCGGTACCCGGTCCGGAAGACCATAAATATACTCGCGGGGTAGTGCAGGTAGTTGCCGGTTCCTCCGCCTTCCCCCTAACCGGAGTGATGTGCGTAGAAGGGGCGGGTCGAGCCGGAGCTGGAATGGTGCGCTATGTGGGGCCTGAGGACGCGGCTTTCGCGATTCTTTCTCGTTTCCCGGAAGCAGTTTCCGGTGTGGGCAAACATCAATGTCTGCTGGTAGGCCCGGGCATAGATCCCAAAGATTCCTCCCGAGTACGCGAAGCAGTCAACCAGGTAGTACAAGCTGCTACCAGCGGGATTCCTCTGGTGCTAGATGCGGGCGCCATCAATCTTTACACCGAAATTACTTCCCAAATCCCCGGCGGAACTCTCAATCACCGCACTGTGCTTACTCCCCACGCGGGAGAGGCGGCACGCCTGCTTTCGGCGCTCGGAGCCGGGGGAGGGCGCGGCGGAGTCAGCCGCGCAGAAGTAGAGGCATCGCCGGCGGCTTGGGTGCAGTATTTAGCGGATAAAACCGGTGCTACCGTGCTGCTAAAAGGAGCGGTCACCTTAATCGCCAGTGCTGGGGGAACGATGTTCAGCCAGGCCGGAGCGCCTTATTGGACTGGAACTGCCGGTTCCGGTGATGTGCTGGCGGGAATCACCGCGGCGGTGCTGGCTCAACATCAGGCGCGCGCAGAACAATCGGGACACCAGCTTTCTGCCTCTCGGGTCTCGGCAGCGGTTGCCTCCGCCGCCTGGGTACACGCTATGGCTGCCCGGAAAGCGGCGGGACTACCGTTTGCCTTATCAGACCCAGAAAGCGCTTATAGCCTGGGGGCACCGCTGGTGGCTACCGATATTGCCCGGGCGATTCCGCAGGCTATCGCCCATGCTTTGGAGCAAATCTAG
- the tsaB gene encoding tRNA (adenosine(37)-N6)-threonylcarbamoyltransferase complex dimerization subunit type 1 TsaB, translated as MRILCIDTSLGASVALWDSEAKAQVLASRFSQDSRSHAEHLSELIGAVVQEACGCALAKAGIEAVAVGRGPAPFTGLRAGLVTARTIGYALGIPVMGISSLDALARAVLDLVPPTKEVFIATDARRKEVYCAQYRADGPDDVCCLWGPEVGSPAGFANRAAKPGLMVAGAGAALYPQDFALNPGLPTEVEAAVLGRIARARLNGQTPEDLLATVSPLYLRRPDVQPPSQKK; from the coding sequence ATGCGGATTCTATGTATTGACACTTCGCTAGGCGCATCAGTTGCCCTTTGGGATAGTGAAGCTAAGGCGCAGGTGTTAGCCAGCCGATTCAGTCAGGACTCTCGCTCCCATGCCGAACACCTATCTGAGCTGATCGGTGCGGTAGTGCAGGAGGCTTGCGGGTGTGCGCTCGCTAAAGCGGGTATCGAAGCGGTGGCAGTAGGACGCGGACCGGCTCCCTTTACTGGTTTACGGGCGGGACTGGTTACTGCCCGCACTATCGGTTACGCGCTGGGAATCCCGGTTATGGGGATCAGCTCCCTAGACGCCCTCGCACGAGCAGTATTAGATCTGGTGCCCCCCACCAAGGAAGTCTTCATAGCTACCGATGCGCGGCGCAAAGAGGTTTATTGTGCCCAGTACCGCGCGGACGGCCCCGATGATGTTTGCTGCCTGTGGGGACCAGAGGTGGGAAGCCCGGCAGGTTTTGCGAATCGAGCGGCTAAACCCGGTTTGATGGTAGCCGGGGCGGGAGCGGCGTTATATCCCCAGGACTTTGCGTTAAATCCCGGACTTCCCACCGAGGTGGAGGCAGCAGTCTTGGGCAGAATCGCACGGGCGCGCCTAAATGGGCAAACGCCGGAAGATTTACTAGCCACCGTGTCGCCGCTTTATCTGCGGCGCCCGGACGTGCAGCCTCCTAGCCAGAAAAAATAG
- the coaA gene encoding type I pantothenate kinase, protein MAAKSIYEQFDRDAWRALAAKTPMPLTEADLRSLAALGDPIDLEEADAVYRPLSALLRYRVLHSRALAQDQQDFFGRPYERKIPFIIGVAGSVAVGKSTTSRILQNLLSRWPETSRVALVTTDGFLYPNAELERRGLVARKGFPESYNRRALLNFVTQVKAGVPEVKAPVYSHVTYDVVPDKYVTVASPDILILEGINVLQPAWFYRGHQDLPNLEKLLDQDDGRSGLDDHKSLAVSDFFDFSIYVDARTRDIEQWFVERFVSLKESAFKDPESYFQVYAGISDSVARQIAVDIWTSINLPNLEQQIRPTRGRATLILRKDAQHRLENVFLRKI, encoded by the coding sequence ATGGCGGCAAAATCCATTTACGAACAGTTCGATCGGGATGCTTGGCGCGCCCTCGCCGCTAAAACCCCGATGCCGCTAACCGAAGCTGATTTGCGTTCTCTGGCTGCTTTGGGGGACCCGATTGATTTAGAGGAGGCCGACGCGGTCTATCGTCCCCTCTCGGCACTGCTCCGGTACCGGGTTTTGCATTCGCGCGCCCTCGCCCAAGATCAACAAGATTTTTTTGGGCGTCCTTATGAGCGAAAAATTCCTTTCATCATTGGGGTTGCTGGTTCGGTAGCGGTCGGAAAATCAACCACTTCTCGCATCCTCCAGAATCTACTTAGCCGCTGGCCAGAGACCTCACGGGTCGCCTTGGTTACTACTGACGGATTCTTGTATCCGAATGCAGAGTTAGAGCGGCGCGGGCTGGTGGCGCGAAAAGGATTCCCCGAATCCTATAACCGCCGCGCGCTCCTAAATTTTGTTACCCAGGTAAAAGCAGGAGTGCCGGAAGTAAAAGCGCCGGTTTATTCGCACGTCACTTACGACGTAGTGCCGGATAAATATGTGACGGTTGCCAGCCCCGATATTTTGATTCTAGAGGGCATCAACGTCTTGCAACCTGCCTGGTTCTATCGGGGTCACCAAGACCTGCCTAACCTCGAAAAACTGCTGGATCAAGATGATGGGCGTAGCGGGCTCGATGATCATAAATCCTTGGCGGTCAGTGACTTCTTTGACTTTTCGATTTACGTAGATGCCCGGACCCGCGATATTGAACAATGGTTCGTGGAGCGTTTCGTATCGCTCAAAGAATCCGCTTTTAAAGATCCCGAATCTTACTTCCAGGTCTACGCGGGGATCTCCGATTCGGTGGCGCGCCAAATCGCCGTAGATATTTGGACCTCTATAAACCTGCCCAATCTGGAGCAACAGATTCGTCCGACCAGAGGGCGGGCGACACTAATCTTGCGTAAAGACGCCCAGCACCGCCTAGAAAACGTGTTCCTACGCAAAATCTGA
- the tsaE gene encoding tRNA (adenosine(37)-N6)-threonylcarbamoyltransferase complex ATPase subunit type 1 TsaE codes for MPITITVNSADQTRAVGQALATQLRAGDLVMLSGGLGAGKTTLTQGIGAGLQVKGRVSSPTFIVARVHPSLVGGADLIHADAYRIKDLTDLETLDLDSTLEQAITVIEWGEGKTEQLSADRLEIEIHREEGGVATSSNGVVDLADMDDGKRTITIRPRGKRWEKTDWKPVFSAFE; via the coding sequence GTGCCGATCACTATTACCGTTAACTCAGCTGACCAGACGCGGGCAGTCGGGCAGGCGCTGGCCACCCAGCTGCGTGCCGGAGATTTAGTAATGCTTTCTGGAGGGCTGGGAGCTGGGAAAACTACTCTTACCCAAGGGATTGGCGCCGGTTTGCAGGTAAAAGGACGAGTATCTTCCCCAACTTTTATTGTCGCCCGAGTACACCCTTCTCTGGTGGGAGGCGCCGATCTGATTCACGCCGACGCCTATCGGATCAAAGATTTAACCGATCTAGAAACCCTGGATTTGGATTCCACTTTAGAGCAGGCGATTACCGTCATCGAATGGGGAGAAGGAAAAACCGAGCAGCTGTCGGCAGACCGCCTGGAGATTGAGATTCACCGAGAAGAAGGAGGGGTCGCTACCAGCAGCAATGGGGTAGTTGACTTGGCGGACATGGATGACGGAAAACGCACGATTACTATTCGACCCCGGGGCAAGCGTTGGGAAAAAACTGACTGGAAACCGGTGTTTTCCGCGTTCGAGTAA
- the alr gene encoding alanine racemase — translation MNTDFPARAIIDLSALEKNLQQLRKCDPNVQAMAIVKANAYGHGGAQIARAALEFGVNWFGVAQLAEAMQLREALKDFPDARIFTWIFSPDANLDPAVKAGLDIAVSNPETLLRVASAARAAEKKARIHLAVDTGMGREGALPENLAPLLSAAELASEEGTIEVSGIWSHLARGDEAGAGEQATARQLKDFQKACEAAEQRGFTGLVRHLSASSGLLWHPQAHFDLARYGIAMYGLTPNPGRASTASLGLTPIMRLEADLISVKKLPEGHPVSYGGTWVAPHDTYIGIVPLGYADGIDRHASGKIWVAANGQKYPQVGRICMDQFMVDLGSGEDGKPPLVPGATVRVWGDGSQGEPTADDWAKAAETINYTIVTDLNPRVPRVYI, via the coding sequence ATGAATACTGATTTTCCGGCGCGCGCGATTATTGACTTGTCGGCCCTGGAAAAAAACTTGCAGCAGCTGCGCAAATGCGACCCGAATGTTCAAGCGATGGCGATTGTGAAAGCCAATGCCTATGGACATGGGGGCGCGCAGATCGCTCGTGCCGCCCTAGAGTTCGGGGTGAACTGGTTCGGAGTGGCGCAGCTGGCAGAAGCCATGCAGTTGCGGGAGGCACTGAAAGATTTTCCGGACGCCCGCATCTTCACCTGGATTTTCAGCCCAGACGCCAATCTGGATCCCGCGGTTAAAGCCGGCTTGGATATTGCGGTGTCTAATCCGGAAACCTTGTTACGCGTGGCTAGTGCCGCTCGCGCGGCAGAGAAGAAAGCCCGCATTCACCTGGCGGTCGATACTGGTATGGGGCGCGAGGGCGCCCTGCCCGAAAACTTAGCTCCCTTGCTTTCGGCAGCCGAGCTGGCCAGCGAAGAAGGAACGATTGAAGTCAGTGGAATCTGGTCGCATCTGGCGCGCGGAGATGAAGCGGGTGCAGGCGAACAGGCTACTGCCCGGCAACTTAAAGACTTCCAGAAAGCGTGCGAAGCAGCTGAACAGCGCGGATTTACCGGGCTGGTACGCCATCTATCGGCTTCCTCGGGACTGCTGTGGCATCCGCAGGCACATTTTGATTTGGCGCGCTATGGGATCGCCATGTACGGCCTTACCCCGAATCCCGGCCGCGCATCTACCGCTAGCTTGGGGCTAACCCCAATCATGCGCCTTGAAGCCGATCTGATCAGTGTAAAGAAACTTCCCGAGGGACACCCGGTTTCCTATGGGGGCACCTGGGTGGCGCCCCACGACACCTATATCGGAATCGTGCCGCTGGGGTATGCCGACGGGATTGACCGCCATGCCTCCGGAAAAATTTGGGTAGCGGCCAATGGACAAAAGTATCCGCAGGTAGGACGGATATGTATGGATCAGTTCATGGTGGATTTAGGTAGCGGTGAAGACGGGAAACCGCCGCTGGTGCCTGGAGCGACTGTGCGGGTATGGGGAGATGGCTCCCAGGGCGAACCTACCGCCGACGATTGGGCGAAGGCTGCTGAAACCATAAACTATACGATTGTTACCGACCTGAATCCTCGGGTGCCGCGGGTCTATATCTAG